From Treponema vincentii F0403, the proteins below share one genomic window:
- a CDS encoding CAP domain-containing protein, whose product MEKKLFILLMALVLSLFSCTTTGSPVVPDTPISETRKLAEEIVAELNFVRTNPRRYAADVLEPRLKYFDGNIYAEPGKVRLLTQEGIAPLQECIRVLKETAVVEPLSLETGLCRSAQWLADDQARTGTLGHTGSDGSNLVTRISRYGTWGILCGENCAYGSVTAREIVAQLLIDDGVPGRGHRINILKKEFKKVGIGFNNKDNAPYGAVTVMDFAGSYTSH is encoded by the coding sequence ATGGAAAAGAAACTGTTTATTTTACTTATGGCATTGGTTCTGTCTTTGTTTTCGTGTACGACTACGGGTAGTCCTGTCGTGCCTGATACTCCGATAAGCGAGACGAGAAAGCTTGCGGAAGAAATTGTAGCAGAGCTGAATTTCGTACGGACAAATCCGCGGCGGTATGCGGCTGATGTACTGGAACCTCGGCTGAAATACTTCGACGGGAATATATATGCCGAACCGGGAAAAGTGCGGCTTTTGACCCAAGAAGGTATTGCCCCTTTGCAGGAATGCATACGCGTATTAAAGGAAACTGCTGTTGTTGAACCTTTATCCTTAGAAACGGGGCTGTGCCGCTCGGCTCAATGGCTTGCGGATGATCAGGCGCGTACCGGAACGCTGGGGCATACGGGAAGCGATGGGTCAAATCTTGTTACCCGTATCAGCCGGTACGGAACGTGGGGGATTCTTTGTGGTGAGAACTGTGCTTACGGCAGCGTTACGGCACGGGAAATTGTTGCTCAGCTTTTAATCGACGATGGAGTTCCCGGCAGAGGGCATCGTATTAATATCCTAAAGAAAGAGTTTAAAAAGGTCGGCATCGGTTTTAATAATAAAGATAATGCTCCATACGGCGCCGTTACCGTAATGGATTTTGCCGGCAGTTATACTTCACACTAA